CCAAACATAATATTCGACCGGAACCTCATACACTTTATTACCCAAAGTAACTTGATATGTCTCCACTAGCTCACCATATTGTATCGAACAGGCCCCAGTAAGTGCCGTAAAAGCCATCGTGAGCACCATCACCACACGACGCACCATTTCACCCCCTGATACGATAAAGGTGTACCCGGCGGCCAGGCCACCCGGTCATCGACGGCACTACGGCCACTCACGGGCGTGACGGGAACCGATGTGCCGGGAACGTGACCACGGGGATCACCGCCGGGAGACTCCCGCCTCCCCCCGCCGGGGGCCGGCGTAAGAAACACTCGATCATGCCCATTACCATTTTCGGGGGATGCTCGACGTTGGTCGTAGTTAAGGAGGGTGAGTACGCGATTCGAGACCCTTCCCTAGCTCCGAAGGGTCGAGACATGATTGAGTGGGCCCGAGACCACATGCCAGTGTTAGAAGCTATCCGCGAGCGGTTCGAAGAAGAACGACCACTCGAAGGTATAACCGTGGGAATGACCCTACATCTCGAGGCCAAGACGGCCGTTCTGGTCGAGACGTTGATGGCCGGTGGCGCCGAGGTAGCCATCACCGGATGCAACCCTCTTTCGACGAAGGATGAGGTCGCGGCGGCACTCGTGAGGGAAGGAGTGCACGTATACGCCTGGCGTGGGGAGACGGAGAAAGAGTACTATCAGAACATCGACCGGGTGCTCTCCCACGAGCCCGACATCATAGTCGACGACGGTGCAGACTGTATTGCGCGTGTGCACACCGAGTTCCCGGACCTAACGGAGCGCGTGATCGGGGCCACCGAGGAAACAACAACGGGCGTTAACAGACTGCACGTGATGCATAGGGAGGGCATCCTAAAGTTCCCGGTCATCGCCGTGAACAACGCTAAGACGAAATACCTTATGGACAACCGTTACGGGACCGGACAGAGCGCACTGGACGGGTTGATGCGAGCCACCAACATCCTCCTCGCTGGCAAGACCGTAGTGGTAGTCGGGTACGGGTGGTGCGGCCGCGGCATCGCGCGTCGAGCGCGGGGCTTGGGAGCCAACGTCATAGTAGTGGAGGTAGATCCGATTAAGGCCATGGAGGCTATCTTCGACGGATTCCGAGTGATGCCGATGGACCGAGCTGCCGAGGAGGGCGACATCTTCATCACCGCTACCGGAAACCGGGACGTGATCCGTGGCGAACACATCGAAAAGATGAAGGACGGCGTCATTTTAGCCAACGCAGGTCACTTCGACGTGGAGATCGACAAGGAGTATCTAGAGGAACATTGCGAGGAAAAGATCGACCGCAGGGGCGGCCTGGTCACCGAATATCGGATGCCAAACGGCAAGAGGGTTTACCTGATCGCAGAGGGAAGACTGGTGAACCTGGCGGCCGGAGAGGGACACCCGATCGAGATCATGGACATCAGCTTCGCGCTCCAAGCGCTTTCCGTCGAGGTGTTGGCGAAAGAAGGGGAGGGTATGGAGCCCGGAGTGTACAAGGTACCGAAAGACGTTGACAAGCGCGTCGCCGAACTGAAGTTGAAGTCCATGGGGGTCGAATTAGAGGAACTGACACCGGAACAGCGCGAGTACATGGAGAGCTGGGAAGAAGGTACGTAACCTGCCGATGATAAGGATCCGAAAGGTTATTTTACCGACGATCAACGGGGTCTCCCGGAGCGTGCCTTTTCAACAGGATAACGGGGAGTGGACGTGATGGAACTAGACGATGTCGTCAAGGAACACGGCGTTCTCTGTGCGTTCGTTGCCACCGAGGACGGATTCGTTGTCGACGCGGCGCACGACACCGACATAGATCCCGAGGAGAGTGCAGCTCTGGCGGCGACCGCCGTTATGAGGCTCAAGAACGTAATGAACAGATTGATTGGTGAGTCCGAAGAGGAAATGGAAATCATCGCCGTGTGCGGCCATTCCCTAGCACTGAAAGAGGTCGAGGGCGGGCTCATCGTTGGACTGTTGTACGATAGCAACGAAGTCCCCACTGGAATTGTTAAGCTAATTCTTCAGGAGCTTGAAGAAGAGTACAGAGGAAGAAGCGTCGAAGAGCTGCTTTGAGGGTACATCACTGGGGGGTAAGTGGTGGCTATCGAGATCGAAGACGTGAACGAGGTCCTACTAGCTGCATCGTTGTCGGCACTCAAAGAGCTCGGTGAAACCCCTCACACGATCGCACTAGTAGTGAGAAGTCTACTCGAAGACGGGGTAGAGGAGATCCCCAAGGAGTTCTTGGACGAGCTCAAGGAGACATTGCACTTACCTCCTGGATCCGTACAGTCACGGGGAGGTACGAGGTATGAGATAGATAATGAGGACGGTAAAGTTACTATTCGAGTTGAAAGCTGTAGCTGGAAATCTATCTGTGAACTTCAGGAAGAAATGGGGCAAAGAATCTGTCCAGTAGCAATCATTATCGATGCTATATCTGAAACATTACCTATTCACGTTGAGTTCGATAACAGTTCAGAGTGCATAATTAAAGCTAAGAGGGTGAGGACATGAGCACTGCTAGCATCGAACATACAATTGCAATAATGTCAACTCTTAATAGAGTGATTAAAGAGAATGACGGTTCAGTAACACATTTCCACTTAAGCATTGTCTCGAGTAAGATAATGGAAACATTAGCGGCTAAAAATCGTATAGAGCAGGTAATCGAAAAACTGCGAAAAGGCGTCGATATCGCCGTCGAGAATGGCGAATCAAAAGTCGATATTGACGGGTATATGTCGATAGAATTTAGATCGAAATCCGATAATGTTATATCATGTACAGTAAATGAGTGTCCTTACAGAAAATGGTGCACTAAAATCTTACCGATGGTAGTAGAAGACGAGGAACTAATGGTGCTGCCATGCACGATCCTTATGGAGTGCTGTTTCCAGGACTCTCATGGGGGAGTGCATAAAGTCGAACCGGACGAGTCCTGTGAAATCGAGATCGTGTTCAAACGCTGAGGTGTTCCTACCCGAAATCGACGATAGATGTCACGAGTTGGCGGAACGTTACGGCGTCCGACCCTACATGATAGCTAGGTATCTGGCTCTCTTAGGACGATCTGAAACCGAGAAACTTCTGGAACACATGGAAGACATCCGTCCGGCCATTCGAGCAAATACCATTCTGGTGAACCCAGAAGGACTCCGACGCATCTTGGAAGAGAAGCGGGGGTTCGAGCTGAAGCGCTGCCCAGAGCCCGTGGATGTAGGGTTCTGGATCCTCAACGACCCGCCTATTTCCATCGGCGCTACCTTAGAGTACATGATGGGGTACTACGTGCCCCAGGACGCCGCTTCCATGCTGCCTCCGGTCGTGTTGAACCCGGAACCTGGAGATCGAGTGCTCGACGCGTGTGCAGCTCCTGGTGGAAAGACCACCCATCTGGCCCAACTCATGGATAATGAAGGCACGTTGGTAGCCATCGACGTGGATCCGAACCGTGTGCGGGCGTTGAAGAGCAACCTGGCCAGATGCGGTGTCGCCAACGCGGTGGCCCTTCGGATGAACGCCCTCGACTTACCGAGCACCGACTGGGAGTTCGATCGGATTCTTCTCGACGCGCCGTGCACCGGGGAGGGAACCATTCACAAAGATCCTTCTAGGAAGACAAGCCGCGATCCGGAGGATATCGCCACGTGTGCTAGGTTACAACGCCGCTTGATCGACGCGGTCGTAGAGGTGTTAAGACCGGGTGGGGTGCTAGTCTACTCTACGTGTACGTTCTCACCCGAAGAAAACGAGCTGATAGTACAATACGCCGTGGATGAACACGGACTGGAGCCGGAGCCCGTAGACGTAAGGTGGGCGGACAGGGGACTACGCGTGCCGGGGGTCGAGCCGAAGGTGCGACGGGCGTGCGCCCGGCTATACCCTCACAGACACGGCATGGAGATTTTCTTCATCGCTAGATTACGGAAACCCCTCAGCTAAGGCCCCATCGATCATCCAAACTCACCAAGGGATTCCTTCGTCATCGGGGAGAGCGTTGGTAGTACTGGAGGAGTCCGAGTGGAAGCTTGCTGAACGATGTTTCTGTCCGTCAGGTGACTCTGTACCGTATGAAGACGGCTCGAGTTTGGGGAATGGGGAAGGAAGAAGGTATTCGAAACAGTACAGTAAGAGAGTTTGCGCATGGATCAGCTGTGAAGGATTCGATTACGTCCTTGAAGGTAGGTGAAGACAGGCTGCAACTTCTTCTGCAACCGTCCTTAAGTTGAACTTGTTCGAGCGAGCACATGAGAACGGCGTGAAGTCCTTCCACTTCGACTTTCAGGGACGAGGACTGCGGTGGAGGGCAAGTACGACGTGGGCGTAGTCCAAATCAAGGTCGTAGGCGGGAAAGCGAGGTGGGAGCTGACAGAGGAGTTAGAGAGGCTGTTCTCTGTCACTGAGGTGTAGGTCGGTCGGCAAAGGGAGAGTTCCTCACACGTTCGGATAGCGGGGACCTCCTCATCCCGACTCGACAAGTTCCTCGCAGAGGTCGATGAACTGTTCCCGAGCGTTGCCACCGAAGAGCTCTCTACCTTTCTCCCCCATACGCTTCAGGTCCTCGTAATCGATGCTCAGGGCTCGACTCACGGCTTTTACGACCTCTTCGGGGTTAGAAGCGTCTTCGGCCGCCACCGCGACACCGCGTTTCTCCAATTTTTTGGCGGTAACGTATTGGTGGTCTCTGAGCACGTCTCTTCTAGGCAAAACCACTACCGGCTTGCCCAACGCGGCGGCTTCCACGGGAGTGGCTCCCCCTAAGCACACGACGAGGTCGGCGGCCTTCAATAGAGCCGGAAAATCGTGGAAGAAACGCCTCGCCACAATCCCGGAGCACAGTCCATCCAGCTCTCGTCTTAGGCGCTCAGGATCCATGGCGTTCCCCGTGTTCACAACCACTTCCCAGTCCCTCAGTAGTCCATGCTCAGCACACTTGACTAGTCCCTTCAAGGCGGGTCCGTAGCCGGCCGAACCCGTAGTCCACACGAGTACTCTCCCTCCCAGGCCGTAATTCTCCCGTGCCTCTTCCGGATCGGCCTCCTCGAAGCTCCGGGGCAACACGATACCGACGTTAACAGCTCGGTCGCCGTAGTACTCGGCCATATCCTCGTCCCAGACTCCGATGACGTCGGCGCACAACTTCGCTACCTTACCTGAGACGGAGACCACGTCGGTCGGCTCGTAGTGTGCCACAGGCAATCGCTTGAACTTCCCTGCGAGCATAGGTCCGATAGCCACACCGGACCCCGTGGACAGAACCAGGTCGGGCTGCACATCACGGAGTGCTTTGGAAGCCGCTAGGTAATTCTTCAGCCCGCCCAGAGCGGCCCTCCAGATGGTATCGTTTATCCTTCTGGGTCTCGGCAGGCCTATGTACCCTTCGAAGCCTGCCTTCTTGAGCCGTTCTACTGCCTGATCAGAGTCTTCATTGACGGCGAAAGTCACGTCATGTCCTCGGTCGGATAACTCCTCGGCAAGGGCGAGTGCCCTCGTGAGATGTCCACCATCCCCTGAAGCTATTAACACGTGCACGGGCGTTCCCCCGGGGACTACCGGTTGGGAGTGCATGTAGGAATAGTAGGCAAGCCGAACGTGGGTAAGAGCACGTTCTTCGCGGCTGCCACACTGTCATCCGTGGAAACCGCAGATTATCCGTTCACTACCGTCGACCCGAACCAAGGTGTCGCCCACGTCCGAACGGAGTGCCCCTGTAAAGCGTTCGGTGTGAAGTGCCAGCCTCGGAACTCCTTGTGCATCGATGGTAATAGGTTCGTACCCGTGGAGCTGATCGATGTCGCGGGACTAGTTCCTGGCGCCCACGAGGGAAGAGGACTCGGAAACAAGTTCCTAGATGATCTCAGACAGGCCTCTGTACTGATACATGTCGTAGACGTTTCGGGGTCCACGGACGAGGAAGGTCGTCCGTGCGATCCAGGCACTAGGGAACCTACCGAGGACGTGAAATTCCTGGAGCGCGAGCTGGACGAATGGATAGCGGATATACTACGGAGAGACTGGGGCCGAACTGTCAAGCGCGCGAGCCTGGAGAAGATCCCGACGACGGAAGTCCTCAAGGAACGGTTGGCGGGCATCGGAGTGTCGGCACCGGACGTCGAAAGTGCCATGGAAAGGGCGGAGGTACCGAGCGACCTCACGAAATGGTCGGACAAGGACATCCGACGGTTCGCTCGGGAAGTACGACGTGTCAACAAGCCGATGGTCATCGCCGCTAACAAGATCGACGTCGAGCGCGCCGAAGAGAACTTGAAGAGGTTAGAAGAGGAAGTCGAATACCCGGTGGTTCCCACATGCGCCGAGGCGGAACTAGCGCTCAGGCGAGCGGCCGACCAGGGGTTAATCCGTTACCTGCCGGGAGATTCAGATTTCGAGATATTGGAAGAAGAAAAGCTGAGCGACGAACAACTCCAGGCGCTCGAATTCATCCGGGAGAAAGTTTTGAAACGTTGGGGTTCCACCGGGGTGCAGGAGGCCCTGAATCGGGCTGTATTCGATGTGGCTAGGATGATCGTCGTGTACCCGGTAGAGAACGAGAACAGGTTATCGGACTCCGAAGGCAAGGTGCTACCGGATGCACTGCTCCTCCCGGAGGGTACTACGGTACGCGAATTGGCCTATAACATCCACACCGAAATCGGAGAGAGTTTTAATAGAGCCATCTTAGTGAAGCCCGACGGGAGTCGTGAGGTGGTTGGTGAAGATCACGAGTTGGAACATGGAGACGTTGTCAAGATTCAGACATCCTGACCCCACCCCTAAGGGGGGTGAGCGCGCTTTGAGAATCCTCGTACTGGTATTACTACTATCGCTCCCTCTTACTCCAGCACTCGCGGAACCCACACCCTCCGCTGGGTATTCTAGTACTTCAGAGCAACCCGCTCAGGAGGAAGTGAAAACCGAAGGGCAAATGGTCGAGACTAGCAACGTACCTCCCAGCGAAGCTGTACATCCCTCAACCCCAAAACAAGAAAATGAAGTCACAACCACGACCCCAGCATCTGGTGGTCCTGAGACCCCCGAGATAACAAAGTCGGAGAAGACGGATGAGAGGAAGGAGAACCGCGTGGTCAACCTCCGCGAACCGAACCCTGTGGAGAAAAAGAATAACGCGAACGTTACTATGCTCATGGGCATCCTGGCCGCATCGGCGTTAGGCGCGTACAGTATCGCGAAGAGGAAGAGGAAAGAAGCACTCGTCAAGGTTCCCGCAGCATGATCCTGTCGGCCTCCTTAATGGCGGCTTCCGCCGCGCGCTCAACTGCCTCTTTAATTTCCTCATCGGGGAGTTCGCTCAGCGGGTGTACCTCAACTTTAACGTCTACTTCCACGGACTTGCCGTCCACCGTCACCGTTACGTCAACGTCCTCCAAGTCACGCTTTGGAATCCTGCGATAGAGCTCCTGGAGGGCTACTTCGTGAATGCGTTCTATGTCTTCGAGCTTCAGGCCGCTCCGGCCCCGCCACCTCCCTCAGCCTGCTGAAGGGCTTTCTGGAGCCTCTCCTGGAGGTTCTCGATCTGCTGCTGGAGACGTTTTTCCTGCTTCTCCAGTGTTTTTACTCTTAGCTCCAGTGTTTCCTTTCTGTCCTCGAGCTCTCCCTTCACCTCATCACGGTCAGCTTCTATTAGCAAGCCACCAACAGTTTTGTATATCTTGGTACCTTCTTCGATTTCGTCGAGTTCCTTAAGGGCCCTTTCGATCTCCCTAAGCTGCAGCTCCAGCTGCTGCTTTTGCGCGACGATAGAACTCAACTGCTGCTGAAGCTGCTGGAGCTGAGCTACCTGCTGCTCCATATTCTGAGCCATTTACACGTCCCCCAGAACCGTCGTGATGACCCGCTCTGAGAGTGCGAGGAGACGGAACACTCCTGAGACTGATGCTCGGAGTGCCGACACGTCTTCCGCTCGGATCTCTATTTGTATGTTGTTACCGAGGCGGTCGATGTCCACCCGTGATCGCCGTGCCGGCATGAGTTTAACGTCCGGTAACACCGATTCGTGGATTACTCTGGCGACTCGTTCCGATTCGAGCTCGGCATTACATCGAAGCGTGTGCATGGTTCCACCCTCGTGTTATAGTTTCATCCTCTCGTTCTTGGTGCGGAAATCCCGATAGAACAGGGACGGGCCGACCTTCTCGGTGCGACGGTAAAAGGTTAGGGTTCCTAAGTGACGGGGATGGCCTTCGACTACCAACAGCACGTCGGCTAGGGCCTCCTCGAGTACGTCCTCCAAGGAACCCACTCGGGGTACGAATTCTACTCCGAGAACTTCGGACAGCGACTCCGCGACCTTCATGTGACCGGAAACTGGACGTTTCGACGTCGTGATCACCATATTGCCAGGAAGATCAACTCTATTCCCGAAGAGCTCACGCTGTAGCTTGACACCACCTAGCCAGAACGATAGTCGTAACCTGGGTGGAATCTCCCCTAGGTCTATCACATGGAGTTGGGCGGGGTTACCTTTGGCTTCCGTCACGTAGAAAAGGACTTCAGCGCCGGATTCTAATGCTTCCAGTACGGTGTCCCGGAGGTTCTTCGTACCCCTCAGGATGTAAGTAGCATCGGGTAGTGCGCACTCCAGG
Above is a window of Methanopyrus sp. SNP6 DNA encoding:
- a CDS encoding adenosylhomocysteinase, whose product is MPITIFGGCSTLVVVKEGEYAIRDPSLAPKGRDMIEWARDHMPVLEAIRERFEEERPLEGITVGMTLHLEAKTAVLVETLMAGGAEVAITGCNPLSTKDEVAAALVREGVHVYAWRGETEKEYYQNIDRVLSHEPDIIVDDGADCIARVHTEFPDLTERVIGATEETTTGVNRLHVMHREGILKFPVIAVNNAKTKYLMDNRYGTGQSALDGLMRATNILLAGKTVVVVGYGWCGRGIARRARGLGANVIVVEVDPIKAMEAIFDGFRVMPMDRAAEEGDIFITATGNRDVIRGEHIEKMKDGVILANAGHFDVEIDKEYLEEHCEEKIDRRGGLVTEYRMPNGKRVYLIAEGRLVNLAAGEGHPIEIMDISFALQALSVEVLAKEGEGMEPGVYKVPKDVDKRVAELKLKSMGVELEELTPEQREYMESWEEGT
- a CDS encoding roadblock/LC7 domain-containing protein, yielding MELDDVVKEHGVLCAFVATEDGFVVDAAHDTDIDPEESAALAATAVMRLKNVMNRLIGESEEEMEIIAVCGHSLALKEVEGGLIVGLLYDSNEVPTGIVKLILQELEEEYRGRSVEELL
- a CDS encoding RsmB/NOP family class I SAM-dependent RNA methyltransferase — encoded protein: MFLPEIDDRCHELAERYGVRPYMIARYLALLGRSETEKLLEHMEDIRPAIRANTILVNPEGLRRILEEKRGFELKRCPEPVDVGFWILNDPPISIGATLEYMMGYYVPQDAASMLPPVVLNPEPGDRVLDACAAPGGKTTHLAQLMDNEGTLVAIDVDPNRVRALKSNLARCGVANAVALRMNALDLPSTDWEFDRILLDAPCTGEGTIHKDPSRKTSRDPEDIATCARLQRRLIDAVVEVLRPGGVLVYSTCTFSPEENELIVQYAVDEHGLEPEPVDVRWADRGLRVPGVEPKVRRACARLYPHRHGMEIFFIARLRKPLS
- a CDS encoding glycosyltransferase, with the translated sequence MHVLIASGDGGHLTRALALAEELSDRGHDVTFAVNEDSDQAVERLKKAGFEGYIGLPRPRRINDTIWRAALGGLKNYLAASKALRDVQPDLVLSTGSGVAIGPMLAGKFKRLPVAHYEPTDVVSVSGKVAKLCADVIGVWDEDMAEYYGDRAVNVGIVLPRSFEEADPEEARENYGLGGRVLVWTTGSAGYGPALKGLVKCAEHGLLRDWEVVVNTGNAMDPERLRRELDGLCSGIVARRFFHDFPALLKAADLVVCLGGATPVEAAALGKPVVVLPRRDVLRDHQYVTAKKLEKRGVAVAAEDASNPEEVVKAVSRALSIDYEDLKRMGEKGRELFGGNAREQFIDLCEELVESG
- a CDS encoding redox-regulated ATPase YchF; translation: MGVHVGIVGKPNVGKSTFFAAATLSSVETADYPFTTVDPNQGVAHVRTECPCKAFGVKCQPRNSLCIDGNRFVPVELIDVAGLVPGAHEGRGLGNKFLDDLRQASVLIHVVDVSGSTDEEGRPCDPGTREPTEDVKFLERELDEWIADILRRDWGRTVKRASLEKIPTTEVLKERLAGIGVSAPDVESAMERAEVPSDLTKWSDKDIRRFAREVRRVNKPMVIAANKIDVERAEENLKRLEEEVEYPVVPTCAEAELALRRAADQGLIRYLPGDSDFEILEEEKLSDEQLQALEFIREKVLKRWGSTGVQEALNRAVFDVARMIVVYPVENENRLSDSEGKVLPDALLLPEGTTVRELAYNIHTEIGESFNRAILVKPDGSREVVGEDHELEHGDVVKIQTS
- a CDS encoding DUF3194 domain-containing protein, whose translation is MKLEDIERIHEVALQELYRRIPKRDLEDVDVTVTVDGKSVEVDVKVEVHPLSELPDEEIKEAVERAAEAAIKEADRIMLREP
- a CDS encoding prefoldin subunit beta, with the translated sequence MAQNMEQQVAQLQQLQQQLSSIVAQKQQLELQLREIERALKELDEIEEGTKIYKTVGGLLIEADRDEVKGELEDRKETLELRVKTLEKQEKRLQQQIENLQERLQKALQQAEGGGGAGAA
- a CDS encoding KEOPS complex subunit Pcc1 — its product is MHTLRCNAELESERVARVIHESVLPDVKLMPARRSRVDIDRLGNNIQIEIRAEDVSALRASVSGVFRLLALSERVITTVLGDV